One genomic region from Ovis canadensis isolate MfBH-ARS-UI-01 breed Bighorn chromosome 24, ARS-UI_OviCan_v2, whole genome shotgun sequence encodes:
- the SOCS1 gene encoding suppressor of cytokine signaling 1: MVAHNQVAADNAISTAAEPRRRPEPSSSSSSTSSSSTSSPSSAAPARLRPCPAAAAPAPGDTHFRTFRSHAEYRRITRASALLDACGFYWGPLSVHGAHERLRAEPVGTFLVRDSRQRNCFFALSVKMASGPTSIRVHFQAGRFHLDGSRESFDCLFELLEHYVAAPRRMLGAPLRQRRVRPLQELCRQRIVATVGRENLARIPLNPVLLDYLSSFPFQI; the protein is encoded by the coding sequence ATGGTAGCACACAACCAGGTGGCAGCCGACAATGCAATCTCTACGGCAGCAGAGCCCAGACGGCGGCCAGagccttcttcctcctcttcctccacctcTTCTTCTTCCACCTCCTCGCCCTCGTCCGCGGCCCCGGCGCGCCTGCGGCCCTGCCCGGCGGCCGCGGCCCCGGCCCCCGGCGATACACACTTTCGCACGTTCCGCTCGCACGCCGAGTACCGGCGCATCACCCGCGCCAGCGCGCTCCTCGACGCCTGCGGCTTCTACTGGGGGCCCCTGAGCGTGCACGGAGCGCACGAGCGGCTGCGCGCCGAGCCCGTGGGCACCTTCCTGGTGCGCGACAGCCGACAGAGGAACTGCTTCTTCGCCCTCAGCGTGAAGATGGCCTCGGGCCCCACGAGCATCCGCGTGCACTTCCAGGCCGGCCGCTTCCACCTGGACGGTAGCCGCGAGAGCTTCGACTGCCTCTTCGAGCTGCTGGAGCACTACGTGGCGGCTCCGCGCCGCATGCTGGGGGCCCCGCTGCGCCAGCGCCGCGTGCGGCCGCTGCAGGAGCTGTGCCGCCAGCGCATCGTGGCCACCGTGGGCCGCGAGAACCTGGCGCGCATCCCCCTCAACCCCGTCCTCCTCGACTACCTGAGCTCCTTCCCCTTCCAGATCTGA